From a single Maylandia zebra isolate NMK-2024a linkage group LG3, Mzebra_GT3a, whole genome shotgun sequence genomic region:
- the LOC143415673 gene encoding uncharacterized protein LOC143415673 isoform X2: MHELFWFTFVKGLIYSGCHFHTAGAQTPTATITRTQCRLFMSVRHDCRCRAVASTSPAAAAQTTPHHRHKRSFVVNVTQTCYQAEENHNITLEWTFTTRPDGSTNSVSIRCQHKTNFKTFGFYHVSNGVEVSASSTVQTQDDDSGLYLCEVLIMVLVMRAVASASQLINVRD, translated from the exons CGGTTGTCATTTCCACACGGCTGGAGCACAAACACCAACAGCAACAATAACCAGGACCCAGTGCAGACTTTTTATGTCGGTGAGGCATGATTGCAGATGCCGTGCAGTTGCatccacctcccctgcagcagcagcgcagaccacgccccaccacaggCATAAAA GATCATTTGTAGTCAATGTGACACAGACCTGCTATCAGGCAGAGGAGAACCACAACATCACACTGGAGTGGACGTTTACCACCAGACCTGATGGATCCACAAACTCTGTTTCCATCAGGTGTCAACACAAGACTAATTTTAAAACCTTTGGCTTCTATCATGTGTCCAATGGTGTTGAAGTGTCAGCATCTTCAACTGTCCAGACTCAGGACGATGACTCGGGTCTGTACCTGTGTGAGGTACTGATCATGGTGCTGGTTATGAGAGCTGTCGCCTCAGCATCACAG CTGATCAACGTCAGAGACTGA
- the LOC143415673 gene encoding uncharacterized protein LOC143415673 isoform X1: MHELFWFTFVKGLIYSGCHFHTAGAQTPTATITRTQCRLFMSVRHDCRCRAVASTSPAAAAQTTPHHRHKRSFVVNVTQTCYQAEENHNITLEWTFTTRPDGSTNSVSIRCQHKTNFKTFGFYHVSNGVEVSASSTVQTQDDDSGLYLCEVLIMVLVMRAVASASQQLINVRD, translated from the exons CGGTTGTCATTTCCACACGGCTGGAGCACAAACACCAACAGCAACAATAACCAGGACCCAGTGCAGACTTTTTATGTCGGTGAGGCATGATTGCAGATGCCGTGCAGTTGCatccacctcccctgcagcagcagcgcagaccacgccccaccacaggCATAAAA GATCATTTGTAGTCAATGTGACACAGACCTGCTATCAGGCAGAGGAGAACCACAACATCACACTGGAGTGGACGTTTACCACCAGACCTGATGGATCCACAAACTCTGTTTCCATCAGGTGTCAACACAAGACTAATTTTAAAACCTTTGGCTTCTATCATGTGTCCAATGGTGTTGAAGTGTCAGCATCTTCAACTGTCCAGACTCAGGACGATGACTCGGGTCTGTACCTGTGTGAGGTACTGATCATGGTGCTGGTTATGAGAGCTGTCGCCTCAGCATCACAG CAGCTGATCAACGTCAGAGACTGA
- the LOC143415673 gene encoding uncharacterized protein LOC143415673 isoform X3, translated as MLSSLHIQQFNNSGCHFHTAGAQTPTATITRTQCRLFMSVRHDCRCRAVASTSPAAAAQTTPHHRHKRSFVVNVTQTCYQAEENHNITLEWTFTTRPDGSTNSVSIRCQHKTNFKTFGFYHVSNGVEVSASSTVQTQDDDSGLYLCEVLIMVLVMRAVASASQQLINVRD; from the exons CGGTTGTCATTTCCACACGGCTGGAGCACAAACACCAACAGCAACAATAACCAGGACCCAGTGCAGACTTTTTATGTCGGTGAGGCATGATTGCAGATGCCGTGCAGTTGCatccacctcccctgcagcagcagcgcagaccacgccccaccacaggCATAAAA GATCATTTGTAGTCAATGTGACACAGACCTGCTATCAGGCAGAGGAGAACCACAACATCACACTGGAGTGGACGTTTACCACCAGACCTGATGGATCCACAAACTCTGTTTCCATCAGGTGTCAACACAAGACTAATTTTAAAACCTTTGGCTTCTATCATGTGTCCAATGGTGTTGAAGTGTCAGCATCTTCAACTGTCCAGACTCAGGACGATGACTCGGGTCTGTACCTGTGTGAGGTACTGATCATGGTGCTGGTTATGAGAGCTGTCGCCTCAGCATCACAG CAGCTGATCAACGTCAGAGACTGA